CGGCGGCCATCGCCAGCCACTGGTTCGCGGTGCTGCGGCCGTGGCGGGGGCCCTTGTGGGGCATCGCCGCGACCTGCGTCCTGGGGCAGGTCGTCATCTCGCAATTGAAGCACTACACCGCGCTACCGCGTCCGTATGCCCTGGAGATGTTCGGTGGCTACGCCAACTATCCCGCCCACTTCTGGGCGGCCAACCGCCGCGAAGGCGGCGGCGCGCTACCCAGCAATCATGCCGGGGCGGGCTATGCGATGTTGTCGCTTTACTTTGCCGGCTGGGCCTTGCGGCGTTCGGAGTGGCGCTGGGGCGGCTTGGCCGTGGGGATCGCCGCCGGGCTGACGTTCTCGCTGGTGCGCATCATGCAGGGCGCCCATTTCCTCAGCCAGACCCTCTGGTCGGCCTGCGTCATGTGGGGCATCGCGAGCATCGTATTCGGCCCGCTGCTCGTGCGGACGCCGCCACCGCTAGCCGTTGCCAAGCAACACGCCAGGTAGCCAGAGCGAAAACGCCGGTACGTAGGTGACCAGCGCCAGCGCCGCCAGCAAGGCGCCGTAGAACGGCCAGATGGTGCGCATCACCGTGCCCACCGAAACCTCGCCGATGGCGCAGCCGACGAATTGCGTCGTGCCCACCGGCGGCGTGTTCAGGCCCAGCGCGCAATTCAGCAGCATGACCATGCCGAACTGCACGGGGCCCATGCCGTATTGCGCGCATATGGGCAGGAAGATAGGCGTG
This genomic interval from Bordetella genomosp. 8 contains the following:
- a CDS encoding phosphatase PAP2 family protein, whose protein sequence is MRSYVAAPAKAAIRFDTYLLTHVLGVTLLLALLAEAVNRSGLDLAVSRYFFDATANTFPWRASRVLEILGHRVVLVLPIGVAVAAIAAAIASHWFAVLRPWRGPLWGIAATCVLGQVVISQLKHYTALPRPYALEMFGGYANYPAHFWAANRREGGGALPSNHAGAGYAMLSLYFAGWALRRSEWRWGGLAVGIAAGLTFSLVRIMQGAHFLSQTLWSACVMWGIASIVFGPLLVRTPPPLAVAKQHAR